A window of Saccharomyces eubayanus strain FM1318 chromosome XII, whole genome shotgun sequence contains these coding sequences:
- the CMS1 gene encoding Cms1p produces MSNPDDLDDGLVYDFDSQQEVEIEANGNDGLQKRPIQDDDEDEKEVKETSEGESERPMSKRQKKLQKKSKFIEKKKEESQYIVSQRKSIPTSSPEKIIEYLTALIREKNPDLSALELEELYFKKKDFLSTEKFDTERKLTDFSTFMQKFSVAPKKIVFSMSNIRVADVYRSLNGGKNCVKLFSKSKLKDDIATVERLLGDSSKKSKNSNDSFYFIATPTRMQKIIEETELLFQGKEKLDIILDASYLDPKDNTILSFENAVVLCQVLKTFLNKKSSVKILLY; encoded by the coding sequence ATGTCCAACCCAGATGACTTAGATGACGGCCTTGtatatgattttgattctCAACAGGAAGTAGAAATCGAAGCTAATGGTAACGATGGATTACAAAAGAGACCTATacaagatgatgatgaggatgagAAAGAAGTGAAGGAGACCTCAGAAGGTGAATCTGAAAGACCAATGTCCAAAAGACAGAAAAAGCtgcagaaaaaatcaaagttcatcgagaaaaagaaggaggAAAGTCAATATATTGTTTCGCAACGAAAATCGATTCCTACAAGTTCACCTGAGAAAATTATTGAGTATTTAACAGCATTGATACGTGAAAAGAACCCCGACTTGAGTGCTTTGGAATTGGAGGAACTGtactttaaaaaaaaggatttcCTCTCTACAGAAAAATTTGACACCGAACGTAAATTAACTGATTTCTCAACATTTATGCAAAAGTTTTCTGTGGCACCAAAAAAGattgtcttttcaatgTCCAATATTAGAGTAGCTGACGTTTATCGTAGTTTGAATGGTGGTAAGAACTGTGTTAaattgttttccaaaagcaAACTGAAAGACGATATAGCCACTGTGGAACGTTTACTTGGTGATAGCTCGAAAAAGTCCAAAAATAGTAACgattctttttatttcattgcCACGCCAACAAGAATGCAAAAAATTATAGAGGAAACAGAGTTACTATTTCAAGGTAAAGAGAAATTGGACATCATTCTTGATGCAAGTTATCTGGATCCTAAGGATAATACTATATTATCATTTGAGAATGCAGTCGTTCTCTGTCAGGTTTTGAAGacctttttgaataaaaaaagttccGTGAAAATACTACTATACTAG
- the SSK1 gene encoding mitogen-activated protein kinase kinase kinase SSK1, giving the protein MLNSALLWKVWLRIDNSTDEVNQPISIQFDEIDTIDDLKSRFFQKLSSTRWREVNDNASIAIGLYTPKFGSQTDKTGNGGPDNGSGSASNLNASIYSNTKNSMVPLAGTSSLPRDFTKDKNVLQHPKPTQKRGALYDVFGAVPTAPMTINPNFSPNEAPSPSPQRPYSTSPKQLPTTAKSPLLRFASVSPYPKFHPDNQIMTPTSLTYVSPHNKNKYARPLVRKGLNYTTEPIGDSSYKIIFEPDELAINVYKELFGTMGSQSASQSLLVFSNVNLRQDIPPLDILNVVDYVXTNEEISQQTMQSVEGFGNQIFPGEQPPKSADNDETDSKGKDNSSNPQEFKLIADEEQLRRASQELKDEEKDTESPWQAILLLPKGYKGEVDFQNKPVLYTDSDTILHSERAVNTESLLQESGPLDESSVGLNQPLTECQRRKDNVTPTSPLLTNSQTPHYSIYNAPFAVSSPPDPLPNLFTTTSEKVFPKINVLIVEDNVINQAILGSFLRKHKISYKLAKNGQEAVNIWKEGGLHLIFMDLQLPVLSGIEAAKQIRDFEKQNGIGIQKSLNNSHPNHEKLPCGKFSQAPVIIVALTASNSQMDKRKALVSGCNDYLTKPVNLHWLSKKITEWGCMQALIDFDGWKQGESRMTDSVVVKSPQKPTTHSNNDSNTFKQTTPITPTKHSPARKNSNLSPTQK; this is encoded by the coding sequence ATGCTCAATTCAGCTTTATTATGGAAGGTTTGGCTACGAATAGATAACTCGACTGACGAAGTAAACCAGCCAATATCTATTCAATTCGATGAAATAGATACTATTGATGATTTAAAGAGTAGGTTTTTCCAGAAACTAAGTTCAACTCGATGGCGAGAAGTCAACGACAACGCTTCCATTGCTATAGGCCTATATACCCCCAAATTTGGCAGTCAAACTGATAAGACAGGTAACGGTGGCCCGGATAATGGTAGTGGCAGCGCTAGTAACCTCAATGCTTCTATTTATAGTAACACTAAAAATTCCATGGTTCCATTAGCAGGAACATCAAGTCTCCCAAGAGACTTCACAAAAGACAAGAACGTACTCCAGCATCCAAAGCCTACTCAGAAGAGAGGTGCATTGTACGATGTCTTTGGCGCTGTGCCAACAGCGCCAATGACCATTaatccaaatttttccCCCAACGAGGCACCATCACCAAGCCCGCAAAGGCCTTATTCTACCAGTCCGAAACAACTTCCAACAACAGCCAAGAGTCCATTGCTGCGATTTGCCTCTGTTTCACCCTACCCCAAATTTCATCCGGACAATCAAATCATGACGCCAACAAGTCTGACGTACGTCTCACCAcacaataaaaacaaatatgcCAGGCCTTTAGTAAGGAAAGGTTTAAACTACACGACAGAACCTATTGGCGATTCTAGCTATAAAATCATCTTTGAACCTGATGAATTAGCTATTAACGTATACAAGGAATTATTCGGCACCATGGGCTCTCAGTCTGCGTCACAATCTTTGCTGgtgttttcaaatgttAATTTACGCCAGGATATACCCCCTTTAGACATCTTGAACGTGGTAGATTATGTTCMCacaaatgaagaaatttcaCAGCAAACAATGCAATCTGTTGAAGGCTTTGGCaaccaaatttttcctGGAGAGCAACCCCCCAAATCAGcagataatgatgaaacaGATTCAAAAGGTAAAGACAATAGTAGTAATCCTCAGGAATTCAAACTAATAGCTGATGAAGAACAATTAAGAAGGGCCTCACAAGAATTGAAGGATGAGGAAAAGGATACTGAGTCACCTTGGCAAGCTATTTTGCTGTTACCGAAGGGTTACAAGGGAGAGGtggattttcaaaacaaaccaGTGCTATACACGGATTCTGACACCATCCTTCATTCTGAACGTGCAGTTAATACAGAATCTCTTTTACAAGAAAGCGGTCCTCTCGATGAATCCAGCGTAGGTCTTAATCAACCCCTTACAGAAtgccaaagaagaaaggacAACGTTACGCCCACATCACCCTTATTGACGAATAGTCAAACACCACATTACTCAATTTATAATGCTCCCTTCGCAGTTTCATCACCACCAGATCCCTTACCAAATCTCTTCACTACCACAAGCGAAAAGGTTTTCCCAAAAATCAATGTTTTAATTGTTGAAGATAACGTCATAAACCAAGCAATTTTAGGTTCCTTTTTGAGGAAACATAAAATTTCATATAAATTGGCCAAAAATGGCCAAGAAGCTGTTAATATTTGGAAGGAAGGCGGTTTGCATTTAATTTTCATGGATTTACAATTACCTGTCCTATCTGGTATAGAAGCTGCAAAACAGATTagagattttgaaaagcaaaatgGCATTGGCATTCAAAAAAGCCTCAATAATTCACATCCAAATCATGAAAAATTGCCTTGCGGCAAGTTTTCTCAGGCTCCAGTGATCATCGTAGCACTGACCGCATCCAATTCCCAAATGGATAAGAGGAAAGCTCTCGTTTCTGGTTGCAACGACTACCTGACGAAACCGGTGAACTTACATTGGCtgagcaaaaaaatcacgGAATGGGGTTGTATGCAAGCACtgattgattttgatggCTGGAAACAGGGAGAGAGTAGGATGACAGATAGCGTAGTGGTCAAATCTCCACAGAAACCAACCACACATTCCAATAATGACTCCAATACATTCAAACAAACCACACCTATTACACCTACTAAACATAGTCcggcaagaaaaaactcAAATCTTTCGCCGACTCAGAAATAA
- the SSL1 gene encoding TFIIH/NER complex subunit SSL1: MAPAVVSESEEDEDKVAVSRRSKRQVHFDGSGNERLGQQQQQQQQQQQRSSHRDKDRHAQRKKKKRLSNRNLQGASGGYAWEDEIKRSWDLVKVDDEGDMASLVASIVEARKKRTAKRNITPYQRGIIRSLILTLDCSEAMLEKDLRPSRHAMIIQYAIDFVHEFFDQNPISQVGIIIMKNGLAQLVSQVSGNPQDHIDALKAIRKQDPKGNPSLQNALEMARGLLLPVPAHCTREVLIVFGSLSTTDPGDIHQTIDSLVSEKIRVKVLGLSAQVAICKELCKATNYGDESFYKILLDETHLKELFNEAITPLPVNKINKGFTLVKMGFPTRIFEDTPTFCSCHSKLVYGGYFCPNCHSKVCSLPTVCPCCDLMLILSTHLARSYHHLMPLKTFTEVPTTESFRSEDCFSCQSRFPILKNHKNGNLLTSSRYRCEDCGEEFCVDCDVFIHEILHNCPGCESKPVIT; this comes from the coding sequence ATGGCTCCTGCAGTAGTTTCGgaatctgaagaagatgaagacaagGTCGCGGtctcaagaagaagcaagagACAAGTTCATTTCGATGGTTCGGGCAATGAACGTTTAGGccagcaacagcagcaacagcagcagcaacagcagcgTTCTAGTCACAGGGATAAAGACAGGCATGCACAGcggaaaaagaagaagaggctCTCGAATAGGAATCTGCAGGGTGCTAGCGGAGGGTACGCCTGGGAAGACGAGATCAAGAGAAGTTGGGATCTCGTCAAAGTGGATGATGAAGGAGATATGGCCTCTCTTGTGGCCAGTATCGTAGAGGCCAGAAAGAAGCGTACCGCAAAGAGGAATATCACACCGTACCAGAGGGGTATCATCAGAAGTCTGATATTGACCTTGGATTGCAGTGAGGCGATGCTGGAAAAAGACCTGAGACCCAGCAGACATGCAATGATCATTCAGTATGCTATCGATTTTGTTCACGAGTTTTTCGATCAAAACCCAATTTCTCAAGTGGGTATCATCATAATGAAAAACGGGCTGGCACAACTAGTCAGCCAAGTGAGCGGAAATCCGCAAGACCACATTGATGCTCTGAAAGCTATCAGGAAGCAAGATCCAAAGGGAAATCCCTCCTTGCAGAATGCGTTGGAAATGGCAAGAGGTTTGCTACTGCCTGTCCCCGCCCACTGCACAAGAGAAGTGCTGATTGTATTCGGTAGTCTTTCCACCACTGATCCTGGCGATATTCATCAAACTATCGATTCGTTGGTGAGTGAGAAAATCAGAGTGAAAGTTCTGGGGTTATCAGCTCAAGTGGCCATTTGTAAAGAGCTATGTAAGGCAACGAACTACGGTGACGAATCTTTCTATAAGATTTTACTCGACGAGACCCATTTGAAGGAGCTATTCAATGAGGCTATTACTCCATTACCTGTTAACAAGATAAATAAAGGTTTCACACTGGTGAAGATGGGGTTCCCGACACGAATATTTGAAGATACTCCAACTTTTTGCTCATGCCACTCCAAACTGGTTTATGGTGGTTATTTTTGCCCAAATTGTCATAGTAAAGTCTGTTCATTGCCCACAGTGTGTCCATGCTGTGATTTGATGCTGATCCTCTCTACCCATTTAGCCAGATCATACCACCACTTAATGCCATTGAAAACGTTTACAGAAGTACCCacaacagaatcatttcGATCAGAAGATTGTTTCAGTTGCCAATCTAGATTCCctatattgaaaaatcacAAAAACGGTAATTTGTTAACAAGTTCTCGTTACCGCTGCGAAGATTGTGGAGAGGAATTCTGTGTCGATTGCGATGTGTTTATTCATGAAATACTTCACAATTGTCCCGGTTGCGAATCTAAACCTGTAATAACGTAA
- the DNM1 gene encoding dynamin-related GTPase DNM1 → MASLEDLIPTVNKLQDVMYDSGIDTLDLPILAVVGSQSSGKSSILETLVGRDFLPRGTGIVTRRPLVLQLNNIPPNSPLIEEDDNSVNPHDEVTKVSGFEAGTKPLEYTGKERNHADEWGEFLHIPGKRFYDFDDIKREIENETARIAGKDKGISKIPINLKVFSPHVLNLTLVDLPGITKVPIGEQPPDIEKQIKNLILDYIATPNCLILAVSPANVDLVNSESLKLAREVDPQGKRTIGVITKLDLMDSGTNALDILSGKMYPLKLGFVGVVNRSQQDIQLNKTVEESLDKEEDYFRKHPVYRTISTKCGTRYLAKLLNQTLLSHIRDKLPDIKTKLNTLISQTEQELARYGGIGATTNENRASLVLQLMNKFSTNFISSIDGTSSDINTKELCGGARIYYIYNNVFGNSLKSINPTSNLSVLDIRTAIRNSTGPRPTLFVPELAFDLLVKPQIKLLSEPSQRCVELVYEELMKICHKCGSSELARYPKLKGMLIEVISELLRERLQPTRSYVESLIDIHRAYINTNHPNFLSATEAMDDIMKTRRKRNRELLSKSKLSQQENGQTSNTNGTPSISSNADQDSVRNSDYDDEGIDAESKQTKDKFLNYFFGKDKKGQPVFDASGKKRNIVGEGNVEDFRSLQISDFSLGDMDDLGNAEPPLTEREELECELIKRLIVSYFDIIREMIEDQVPKAVMCLLVNFCKDSVQNRLVTKLYKESLFEELLVEDQTLAQDRELCVKSLGVYKKAATLISNIL, encoded by the coding sequence ATGGCTAGTTTAGAAGATCTAATCCCTACTGTCAACAAGTTGCAGGATGTTATGTACGACTCCGGGATCGACACACTCGATTTGCCCATTCTGGCTGTCGTCGGGTCACAATCCTCTGGGAAATCCTCCATCTTGGAGACTTTGGTCGGTAGAGATTTTTTACCTAGGGGTACCGGTATTGTCACCAGACGGCCATTAGTTCTCCAATTAAACAACATACCTCCAAACTCTCCTCTAATAGAGGAAGATGATAATTCGGTTAACCCTCATGATGAAGTTACAAAAGTATCAGGGTTTGAGGCTGGTACGAAACCTTTGGAGTACACGGGTAAGGAAAGGAACCATGCAGATGAGTGGGGAGAATTCCTACATATACCGGGGAAGCGGttttatgattttgatgatattaAGAGAGAAATCGAAAACGAAACTGCAAGAATAGCCGGTAAAGACAAAGGTATCAGTAAGATTCCCATCAATTTGAAAGTCTTTTCTCCCCATGTGTTGAATTTAACACTGGTAGATTTACCGGGGATTACAAAAGTTCCTATTGGAGAACAACCACctgatattgaaaaacagATCAAGAATTTAATTCTGGACTATATAGCCACTCCGAACTGTTTAATCTTGGCCGTCTCTCCAGCTAACGTTGATCTTGTTAATTCCGAATCTTTGAAGTTAGCTAGAGAGGTAGACCCACAGGGGAAAAGGACCATTGGTGTCATCACCAAGCTAGATTTAATGGATTCTGGCACTAATGCTCTAGATATCTTGTCTGGAAAAATGTACCCTTTAAAATTGGGGTTTGTTGGTGTAGTTAATCGGTCGCAACAGGATATTCAATTAAATAAGACAGTCGAAGAATCTCTGGACAAGGAAGAAGACTACTTTAGGAAGCATCCAGTTTACAGAACCATCTCAACTAAATGTGGTACGCGTTACTTGGCCAAATTACTGAACCAAACATTGCTAAGTCACATTAGAGATAAACTTCCAGATATTAAAACCAAGTTAAATACCTTGATCTCTCAAACTGAACAGGAGCTTGCTAGATACGGTGGCATAGGAGCTACCACCAATGAAAACAGGGCTAGCCTTGTTTTGCAATTAATGAATAAGTTTTCTACAAACTTTATTTCATCTATAGATGGTACATCTTCTGATATCAATACTAAGGAACTATGTGGAGGTGCCCGTATATATTACATTTACAATAATGTCTTTGGAAATTCTTTAAAGTCAATTAATCCAACTTCTAACTTGTCCGTCCTTGATATTAGAACAGCGATAAGAAATTCCACAGGTCCTCGTCCTACGTTATTTGTTCCAGAGTTGGCATTTGATCTTTTGGTTAAGCCCCAGATTAAGCTTTTATCAGAACCATCACAACGTTGCGTGGAACTAGTTTATGAGGAattaatgaagatatgCCATAAATGCGGTTCTTCTGAATTGGCCAGATATCCCAAATTAAAGGGTATGCTTATAGAAGTAATTAGTGAGCTACTTAGAGAAAGACTGCAGCCTACTCGTTCTTACGTGGAAAGTTTAATTGATATACATCGAGCATATATTAATACTAATCATCCTAATTTCTTAAGTGCCACGGAGGCAATGGATGATATTATGAAAACACGTAGAAAGCGGAACCGGGAATTGTTATCAAAGAGCAAATTAtctcaacaagaaaatggcCAAACCAGCAACACTAATGGCACTCCATCCATCTCCTCAAATGCAGACCAAGATTCTGTTAGGAATAGTGACTACGATGATGAAGGTATTGATGCCGAATCAAAGCAGACAAAGgataaatttttgaattacTTTTTTGGTAAGGACAAAAAGGGCCAACCAGTGTTTGATGCATCAGgtaaaaagagaaatattgTGGGTGAAGGAAATGTTGAAGATTTTAGAAGCTTACAGATATcagatttttcattagGAGATATGGACGACCTTGGAAACGCTGAACCGCCACTAACCGAGAGAGAAGAGTTAGAGTGTGAATTAATCAAACGATTAATTGTTTCATACTTTGACATCATAAGAGAAATGATTGAAGATCAAGTGCCAAAAGCAGTTATGTGCTTACTCGTAAATTTCTGTAAGGATTCCGTTCAAAATAGGCTAGTGACTAAGCTTTACAAAGAATCCCTATTTGAAGAGCTATTAGTTGAGGACCAGACTTTGGCTCAAGATAGGGAACTATGTGTGAAATCGCTTGGGGTTTATAAGAAGGCTGCAACACTTATTAGTAATATTCTGTAA
- the RTT109 gene encoding H3 histone acetyltransferase RTT109, translating to MTLNDLLSSVLPANQTFNFLSLQTIPEETHTVVTPDRYDKRVAERTIKTQHFFSLFHQEKVFFSLEVYVYITLWGEMNADRLVFVSKADTNGYCDTKISIRDVTKALLKYVLSIDPNYYLQRVKPIERPYKKMNVKLITPAGTPAESLRTLAERLKQFGSTKLNGPAISLYQQDFYHSFTCSRKILTKICLFTRPASQYLFPDSSKNSKKHILNGEELLKWWGSILDSLLVDYFQNDTQAKLRIPGEDPARVKLYLRGMKYPLWQVGDIFTPSEKSLAVYSIPLFPDDPKARFIHQLAEEDRLLKVSSSTFWIELQERQEFKLSVTVSVMGVSGYTLATPTLLPSSADVIVPRSKKQFKAIKKYVTGEEYDTEEGAIEAFLNIRDFLMLRLATNLQVLTGKKEYRARSQLTPTSKVNNMTVTMLKPRKKSKTQATTRNK from the coding sequence ATGACACTGAATGATCTACTAAGTTCCGTATTACCTGCAAACCAGACATTCAACTTTCTGTCATTACAGACTATACCAGAAGAAACCCATACTGTCGTAACTCCGGATAGATATGACAAAAGGGTCGCAGAGCGCACCATCAAGACCCAGCACTTCTTTTCTCTATTTCATCAGgagaaagtttttttttcattagaaGTGTATGTTTACATTACACTTTGGGGTGAGATGAATGCCGATCGGTTAGTATTCGTATCGAAAGCAGACACGAACGGGTATTGCGATACAAAGATAAGTATCAGGGACGTAACCAAAGCGCTCCTGAAATATGTTTTATCAATTGACCCGAATTACTATCTCCAAAGAGTAAAACCCATAGAAAGAccatacaaaaaaatgaacgtTAAGCTGATCACTCCAGCAGGTACGCCAGCGGAATCTCTGAGGACACTGGCCGAGAGACTCAAGCAATTCGGTTCCACGAAACTCAATGGGCCAGCAATCTCATTGTATCAGCAAGATTTCTACCATTCCTTCACATGTTCTCGTAAGATTTTGAccaaaatttgtttatttactCGACCTGCATCTCAATACCTCTTCCCAGATTCTTCGAAAAATAGCAAAAAGCATATACTAAATGGAGAGGAGCTACTTAAATGGTGGGGCTCAATTTTGGATAGTCTACTGGTTGATTATTTCCAGAATGATACACAGGCGAAATTAAGGATCCCAGGTGAGGACCCTGCTCGAGTAAAATTATACTTAAGGGGAATGAAATACCCGCTGTGGCAAGTGGGCGATATTTTTACGCCCAGTGAAAAATCTCTTGCGGTGTATAGCATACCATTATTCCCAGACGATCCTAAAGCTAGATTTATACACCAATTGGCTGAGGAAGACCGTCTTCTCAAGGTAAGTTCATCAACCTTCTGGATTGAGCTGCAGGAGCGTCAAGAGTTCAAGTTGAGTGTAACAGTATCAGTGATGGGCGTATCAGGATACACCCTTGCAACCCCAACCCTATTACCGTCTAGTGCAGATGTCATCGTGCCAAggtcaaaaaaacaattcaaaGCCATCAAGAAATACGTCACTGGAGAAGAATACGATACTGAAGAAGGTGCCATAGAGGCGTTTCTCAATATTCGTGACTTCCTCATGCTTAGACTGGCAACAAATCTTCAGGTTTTGACagggaaaaaagaatatcgGGCAAGAAGCCAATTGACCCCCACAAGTAAAGTCAATAACATGACGGTAACCATGCTGAAACCCCGTAAAAAATCCAAGACCCAAGCCACAACCCGCAATAAATAG
- the THI73 gene encoding Thi73p: MSERSVDIEKKVATSDSCSVTTSNVNVEDADVALRFLKQNGLDEGSTVVEDDTVAGEEANFYGAHELKPEVLRKVDLYILPFLCCTYLLMFLDKALLNYAASMGIKDHLKGDEFSNLGTIFSAAYIFMEPVVTYLIQRFPISKILGSFITIWGIVLACHCACKSYASLMIVRTLLGLFESSSAVGCIAISGMYYTKSEQSARIGFWATQAGTGYIVGGLISFGFLHYHGTSFTSWQIMFLVVGLVTVAFGILTFIYLPDNVTNAWFLNKEEKIQVVEHIRANQTGLETKKFKKQQVKELFLHDKFTWPMLLLTACSQISTGAIGNFSVTITGTFGFDHYETALLQLPIGAITAMIILITTQMLSRWGRITLITTSMYIPAIIGCIVLISLPLSHKIGNLFALYLLYSGSCVITNIYIWNSCNTSGYTKRVFRNAITMIVYNISCIVAPQMFRAYSAPRYIPAKIALLVTQCVCVPLQLYIGYICKKENEKRDKEQEGQEKKRYQFLDLTDIENRNFRYIY; encoded by the coding sequence ATGTCAGAACGTTCCGTCGATATTGAGAAAAAGGTTGCTACCAGCGACAGCTGCTCTGTGACTACTTCAAATGTCAACGTAGAGGACGCAGATGTTGCTTTAAGATTTTTGAAGCAGAACGGTCTCGATGAAGGCTCTACAGTAGTCGAGGATGATACCGTGGCGGGCGAAGAGGCCAACTTTTATGGTGCTCATGAACTGAAACCGGAGGTGCTGAGGAAGGTGGATCTTTACATTTTGCCCTTTTTATGCTGTACGTACCTTTTGATGTTCTTGGATAAGGCTCTACTTAACTACGCTGCATCCATGGGAATCAAGGACCATTTGAAAGGTGACGAATTTTCTAATTTGGGTACCATCTTTTCTGCCGCTTATATTTTCATGGAACCTGTGGTAACGTACTTGATCCAGAGATTTCCTATCTCTAAAATCCTGGGTTCGTTTATTACCATCTGGGGGATCGTGTTAGCCTGCCATTGTGCCTGTAAGTCGTACGCCTCACTGATGATTGTCCGTACTCTTCTAGGTCTCTTTGAATCCTCAAGTGCTGTTGGTTGTATCGCTATTAGCGGTATGTACTATACTAAGTCTGAGCAGAGTGCAAGAATCGGATTCTGGGCTACACAGGCTGGTACTGGTTACATTGTGGGTGGGCTGATTTCTTTTGGCTTTTTACATTACCACGGTACTTCTTTCACTTCTTGGCAAATTATGTTTTTGGTTGTTGGTTTGGTCACCGTTGCATTTGGTATTCTGACGTTCATATACTTGCCTGATAACGTCACTAATGCTTGGTTCttgaacaaagaagaaaaaatccaagTGGTGGAGCATATCAGAGCTAACCAAACAGGTTtggaaacaaagaaattcaaaaagcaACAGGTCAAAGAATTATTCCTTCACGATAAGTTCACCTGGCCAATGTTATTACTAACCGCGTGCTCTCAAATTTCTACAGGTGCTATCGGTAATTTCTCGGTGACTATCACCGGTACTTTTGGGTTCGACCACTATGAAACAGCATTACTACAATTGCCTATTGGTGCCATTACGGCTATGATCATTCTTATCACAACCCAAATGTTGTCCCGCTGGGGCCGCATCACTCTCATAACCACTTCTATGTACATTCCAGCCATCATAGGTTGTATTGTTCTCATCAGTTTACCATTGTCTCATAAGATCGGTAACTTGTTCGCGTTGTACTTGCTTTACAGTGGTTCATGTGTCATTACCAATATTTACATCTGGAATTCATGCAATACCTCCGGTTATACAAAGAGGGTGTTTAGAAATGCTATCACCATGATTGTATACAACATTTCTTGCATTGTCGCTCCACAGATGTTTAGAGCATATTCTGCTCCACGTTACATCCCAGCAAAGATTGCCTTATTGGTCACTCAATGCGTTTGTGTTCCTTTACAATTATACATTGGTTACATTTGCAAGAAGGAGAACGAAAAACGTGAcaaggaacaagaaggtcaagaaaaaaagaggtaccagtttttggatttgactgatattgaaaacagAAACTTCAGGTACATTTACTAA